One genomic region from Pseudomonas sp. R5-89-07 encodes:
- a CDS encoding p-hydroxyphenylacetate 3-hydroxylase oxygenase component: MKKPNPLLEDLKPLLPVIAANATRAEQERKVPDENIALLKSIGLHRAFQPKAFGGLELSLPAFADCIAALAGSCASTAWAMSLLCTHSHQLALFSARLQEEIWGANPDATASSSIAPFGRVTEGEGGVYFSGEMGWSSGCDHGEWAIVGCRRPNAKGGQDYCFAVLPRSDYQIRDDWHAAGMKGSGTKTLIIDHAWVPEHRIQKARDMMEGKSAGFGLYPDSQIFYAPYRPYFASGFSTVSLGVAERMLEVFREKTSTRVRAYTGAAVGAATPALMRLAESTHQVAAARAFLEKTWQEHAEHSAAHRYPSRETLAFWRTNQAYATKMCIEAVDRLFAAAGGNAWFEHNEMQRLFRDSHMTGAHAYTDYDVCAQILGRELMGLEPDPSMV, from the coding sequence ATGAAAAAGCCAAACCCGCTGCTCGAAGACCTCAAACCCCTCTTGCCCGTCATCGCCGCGAACGCCACGCGAGCCGAGCAGGAGCGCAAGGTGCCGGATGAAAACATTGCGTTGCTCAAAAGCATCGGCCTGCATCGCGCGTTTCAGCCCAAGGCCTTTGGCGGCCTGGAGTTGTCGCTGCCCGCGTTCGCCGACTGCATTGCCGCACTCGCCGGCAGTTGCGCCAGCACCGCCTGGGCCATGAGCCTGCTGTGCACCCACAGCCATCAACTGGCGCTGTTCTCGGCCAGGCTGCAGGAGGAAATCTGGGGCGCCAACCCGGATGCCACCGCCAGCAGCAGTATCGCGCCATTTGGGCGCGTCACCGAGGGCGAGGGCGGGGTGTATTTCAGCGGCGAGATGGGCTGGAGCAGCGGCTGCGATCACGGAGAGTGGGCGATTGTCGGCTGTCGCCGGCCGAATGCCAAAGGCGGCCAGGACTACTGCTTCGCCGTATTGCCACGCAGCGACTACCAGATCCGTGACGATTGGCATGCCGCAGGCATGAAGGGCAGCGGTACCAAGACCTTGATCATCGACCACGCCTGGGTGCCCGAGCACCGTATCCAGAAGGCCAGGGACATGATGGAAGGCAAGTCTGCCGGCTTTGGCCTCTACCCCGACAGTCAGATTTTCTACGCGCCCTATCGGCCGTATTTTGCCAGTGGCTTTTCCACCGTCAGCCTCGGGGTGGCCGAGCGCATGCTCGAGGTGTTCCGCGAAAAAACCAGCACCCGCGTGCGCGCCTACACCGGCGCTGCGGTGGGCGCGGCTACGCCTGCGCTGATGCGCCTGGCGGAATCCACACACCAGGTGGCCGCTGCCCGTGCCTTCCTGGAAAAGACCTGGCAGGAACACGCCGAACACAGCGCCGCGCACCGTTACCCCAGCCGCGAAACCCTGGCGTTCTGGCGCACCAACCAGGCCTACGCGACCAAAATGTGCATCGAAGCGGTGGACCGCCTGTTCGCCGCGGCGGGCGGCAATGCCTGGTTCGAACACAACGAAATGCAGCGCCTGTTCCGCGATTCCCATATGACCGGTGCCCATGCCTACACCGATTACGACGTCTGCGCGCAGATTTTGGGCCGCGAGCTGATGGGCCTGGAGCCGGACCCGAGCATGGTCTGA